The Coccidioides posadasii str. Silveira chromosome 3, complete sequence genome contains a region encoding:
- the IDH2 gene encoding NAD-dependent isocitrate dehydrogenase (EggNog:ENOG410PFWG~COG:E~BUSCO:7920at33183), translating to MLSGRFVTSSLRQCSRRAVSTSNSSHIRYYAVPAAEKIAKFPGTKGPDGKYTVTLIEGDGIGPEISQSVKDIFSAAKVPIKWEPVDVTPILKDGKTAIPDEAINSVKKNYVALKGPLATPVGKGHVSLNLTLRRTFNLFANVRPCRSIAGYKTPYDNVNAVLIRENTEGEYSGIEHVVVDGVVQSIKLITREASERVLRFAFQYAQEVGKPKVRAVHKATIMKMSDGLFLRTAKEISKEFPDIEFDAELLDNTCLRMVTDPAPYNDKVLVMPNLYGDILSDMCAGLIGGLGLTPSGNIGNECSIFEAVHGSAPDIAGRALANPTALLLSSIMMLRHMGLNDHAKKIETAIFETLAEGKTLTGDLGGKAKTHEYAGAIIKRL from the exons ATGCTATCAGGTCGTTTCGTGACATCTTCTCTCCGGCAGTGCTCTCGACGAGCTGTGTCCACTTCCAAT AGCTCCCACATACGATACTATGCTGTACCTGCCGCTGAAAAAATCGCTAAGTTTCCTGGTACAAAGGGACCTGAT GGCAAATATACCGTGACATTGATCGAAGGAGACGGAATTGGACCTGAGATATCGCAATCTGTTAAGGATATCTTCAGTGCTGCAAAG GTGCCAATTAAATGGGAACCCGTCGACGTTACTCCAATCTTAAAGGACGGCAAAACTGCCATTCCCGATGAAGCTATCAACAGTGTGAAAAAAAACTATGTTGCATTAAAAGGGCCGCTTGCT ACCCCAGTAGGCAAGGGCCACGTTTCCTTGAACCTAACCCTCCGAAGAACTTTCAATCTGTTCGCAAATGTTCGACCTTGTCGTTCAATTGCCGGCTACAAAACCCCGTATGATAACGTCAACGCGGTCCTTATACGCGAGAACACGGAAGGCGAATACTCTGGCATTGAACACGTCGTGGTAGATGGTGTTGTTCAAAGTATCAAACTTATTACACGGGAAGCTTCAGAACGCGTCCTCCGCTTTGCTTTCCAGTATGCGCAAGAGGTCGGCAAGCCCAAAGTCCGCGCTGTTCACAAGGCCACTATCATGAAGATGTCAGATGGGCTTTTCTTGCGGACCGCCAAAGAAATTTCAAAAGAATTCCCGGATATTGAATTCGACGCAGAGCTCCTTGATAACACATGCTTGAGGATGGTCACTGATCCAGCCCCGTACAATGACAAGGTTCTTGTGATGCCTAACCTTTATGGAGACATCCTGTCCGATATGTGTGCAGGTCTCATCGGTGGTCTTGGTTTAACCCCATCCGGTAACATTGGAAACGAGTGCTCTATTTTTGAGGCTGTCCATGGATCTGCTCCCGATATTGCTGGCAGGGCATTGGCCAACCCTACCGCTCTTTTGCTGAGCAGTATTATGATGCTCCGACACATGGGATTGAACGACCATGCTAAGAAGATCGAGACTGCTATTTTCGAAACCCTTGCAGAGGGAAAG ACCCTCACTGGTGACCTTGGTGGTAAAGCTAAGACACACGAATATGCTGGCGCCATCATTAAGCGCCTATAA
- a CDS encoding uncharacterized protein (CAZy:AA11~SECRETED:SignalP(1-15)~EggNog:ENOG410PPEK~COG:S) → MYPFLVLVLVTTAFGHMEMTTPYALRSKFDPANKNGLIDYSNTSPLLASGENFPCKGYHLNGPWRSVATYSAGQSYTLELTGTATHGGGSCQISLSVDNGKSFKVIKSMMGGCPLTKRYDFRIPSSTPSGKALISWSWFNLIGNREMYMNCAQVEISNGSTNTLLFDTLPDMYVANVNRGCSTVEGRETVFNNPGVDVVYGGKVTPGSPPFPNC, encoded by the exons ATGTATCCCTTTTTAGTGCTTGTTCTGGTCACCACAGCTTTTGGGCACATGGAAATGACCACGCCATACGCCCTTCGCAGCAAGTTCGATCCTGCAAACAAAAACGGACTTATCGACTATTCGAACACAAGCCCTCTCTTAGCTAGTG GCGAAAATTTCCCCTGCAAGGGGTACCATTTGAATGGTCCCTGGAGGAGCGTTGCTACTTATTCCGCTGGCCAGAGTTACACGTTGGAACTCACGGGCACTGCCACGCATGGCGGTGGTTCCTGTCAGATATCCCTGAGCGTTGACAACGGAAAGTCGTTCAAAGTCATCAAATCCATGATGGGCGGTTGCCCGCTGACTAAACGCTACGACTTCCGAATTCCATCTAGTACTCCAAGTGGGAAAGCTCTTATTTCCTGGTCTTGGTTCAATCTTATCGGAAACCGTGAGATGTATATGAACTGCGCTCAAGTCGAAATTTCCAACGGAAGCACTAACACGCTCCTGTTCGATACCCTCCCCGATATGTATGTCGCCAACGTAAATAGGGGTTGCTCCACAGTCGAAGGAAGAGAGACAGTTTTCAACAACCCTGGGGTTGATGTTGTGTATGGTGGGAAAGTGACGCCTGGCAGTCCGCCGTTTCCGAACTGCTAG
- a CDS encoding uncharacterized protein (EggNog:ENOG410PK2S~COG:Z~BUSCO:1305at33183) produces the protein MELQNINDPFTLESSREPSFFKLQPQKPLEHFAWDDSLPDLAHGIFESQSHVFVKDDSNIYALNVFGDEPSDPIESAPPSSSSSRVGGDHVSGTDALSDTGDIWELKSVSDPAPDDCLLRAWDTFPDHRRSYKSSSPTYLSESGSHGFDVALTFWASQTGLEDSGRVVRTDIFMLSLFKLGMGWNSIFFRFNEQTRKFEKAMRDIRISGISLTSLDAFIDELLHCGSQVRRARRFLASVPTKANLPAALANLSRALYVILYSLESQLFERFKSGPSLLETQMLFRRSQCLIKCLVDIIDTLENTTTEGGVISSIFIKCDHLAHEFLWLTDILHEILTITAGSWLFYIAKLLGLPVGSLGAEMSNGNYFHVPIREISHTTRYQRDFETGLQTISSEMPGIISSEHSEAILENAKSLRFLRCFHSDHPLSQKCKPYDPVSLVSPSLECGFTWGDMDRIQQKAKAYEQNVRSEILKYNRRGESFNQVDGEQIETIHEDAHGIDEPISSIFELSDLDDLAPNRPRILERSESIASHRLYRLISESPCVNAERSLGVELPFGPPLMSALYLSFAPVVSAQTRLINFSCLHLLFKKHKLREHLHLQWRFQLFGDGAFLSRLSTVLFDPDMQSGERRSGVARGGTSTGLRLGSRDTWPPASSELRLVLMGLLTECHAEYERSNSTSQLEANKTKKELPGGLSFSIRELPDEELVECKDPNSVKALDFLRLQYTAPPMLEDVVTSRSLGKYDRIFKHLLRLLRLLSTVRGLVRSQSSNHSHPSLACGHRFCFEAVHFIQAIGEYCFHICVGEIWRKFERTLSRIERCIDDGDIDGTIEHAKSLRRLREYHEDVLDQILFAMLLNKKHSQAYALLEDIFGTIITFSLHWKAVNYRENVPASREQSIRELHLVFRKQIGALVRFLRGLGSVRSAQKRTRHDDLGASRTERAMDIDINTIFDHLLLRLDMTEFY, from the exons ATGGAGCTCCAAAACATCAATGATCCTTTTACTCTAGAATCCTCCAGAGAGCCATCTTTCTTCAAACTCCAACCTCAAAAGCCGTTAGAACATTTTGCTTGGGACGATAGCTTGCCAG ACCTTGCTCACGGTATTTTTGAAAGCCAATCGCATGTCTTTGTTAAAGATGACTCAAACATATACGCTTTAAATGTGTTCGGAGATGAGCCGTCGGACCCAATCGAATCAGCGCCgccttcatcttcttcgagTCGCGTTGGTGGGGATCATGTTAGTGGTACTGATGCATTGAGTGACACTGGGGATATCTGGGAGCTGAAAAGCGTTTCTGACCCCGCTCCGGACGATTGTTTGCTGAGGGCCTGGGACACGTTTCCTGACCACAGACGGTCATATAAGTCATCCAGTCCTACATATCTTAGCGAGTCTGGATCACATGGATTCGATGTCGCACTCACCTTTTGGGCAAGCCAAACCGGCCTTGAGGACTCTGGGCGCGTAGTGAGAACAGATATCTTCATGCTTTCCCTTTTCAAACTTGGCATGGGTTGGAATTCTATCTTTTTCCGATTCAACGAACAAACCCGAAAATTTGAAAAGGCAATGAGGGACATTCGCATATCCGGGATAAGCCTAACATCTTTGGATGCGTTTATCGACGAACTTCTCCACTGCGGTTCTCAAGTTCGTCGTGCGAGAAGATTCCTTGCGTCTGTGCCAACTAAGGCTAACTTACCTGCTGCGTTAGCCAATCTCTCACGCGCGCTATATGTGATACTCTATAGCCTGGAGAGTCAACTGTTCGAACGTTTTAAGTCCGGTCCATCATTGCTGGAGACCCAAATGCTTTTTAGACGCTCACAATGCTTGATCAAATGCCTTGTTGATATAATTGACACACTAGAGAATACAACAACAGAAGGTGGTGTTATTTCATCTATCTTCATCAAATGCGACCATCTTGcccatgaatttctttggtTGACGGATATCTTGCACGAAATCCTAACTATCACGGCTGGAAGTTGGCTCTTCTATATTGCGAAACTTCTCGGTCTCCCTGTCGGTTCTCTTGGAGCCGAGATGTCCAATGGAAACTATTTCCATGTTCCGATCCGCGAAATAAGCCACACCACGCGGTATCAACGGGATTTTGAAACAGGACTGCAAACTATCTCCAGTGAAATGCCCGGAATTATCAGTTCTGAACATTCTGAAGCTATCCTCGAGAATGCCAAAAGCCTTCGCTTCCTAAGGTGTTTCCATTCCGACCACCCACTTTCTCAGAAATGCAAACCGTATGATCCTGTTTCTCTAGTTTCCCCATCCTTAGAATGTGGTTTCACTTGGGGAGACATGGATCGAATCCAACAGAAAGCCAAGGCTTATGAACAAAACGTGCGTTCCGAAATTTTGAAGTATAATCGGAGAGGCGAGAGTTTTAACCAAGTTGATGGCGAACAAATCGAGACAATCCATGAAGATGCACATGGTATTGATGAACCAATCAGCAGCATATTCGAGCTTTCTGATTTGGACGACCTCGCACCCAACCGACCCCGGATCTTGGAGAGGTCTGAATCAATTGCTTCACATAGACTTTACCGTCTAATTTCAGAGAGCCCTTGCGTCAATGCTGAGCGAAGTCTAGGTGTTGAGTTACCCTTTGGGCCGCCGTTGATGTCGGCATTATACCTGTCATTTGCACCGGTCGTCTCGGCGCAGACGAGGCTCATTAACTTTTCGTGCCTTCACCTCCTTTTCAAGAAGCATAAGCTTAGAGAGCACCTGCATTTGCAATGGCGCTTTCAGCTCTTCGGGGACGGTGCTTTTTTATCGAGATTGTCAACTGTTCTTTTTGACCCTGATATGCAGAGCGGTGAGCGGAGATCTGGTGTTGCGCGGGGTGGAACGTCGACAGGTCTCCGCCTGGGTAGCAGGGACACATGGCCTCCTGCAAGTTCTGAACTTCGGTTGGTGTTGATGGGTTTGCTGACAGAGTGTCATGCTGAATATGAGAGGTCCAACTCTACGAGTCAGTTGGAAGCAAACAAGACCAAAAAGGAGCTACCAGGTGGACTGAGTTTCTCTATTCGAGAGCTTCCTGATGAAGAGCTCGTCGAATGCAAAGATCCGAACTCTGTCAAAGCGCTCGACTTTCTACGCCTCCAGTATACGGCCCCACCAATGTTAGAAGATGTTGTTACCTCGCGAAGCCTCGGCAAATATGATCGTATTTTTAAACATTTGCTTAGGCTACTGAGACTTCTCTCCACCGTCCGTGGGCTGGTGCGGAGTCAATCGAGTAATCATTCACACCCTAGCCTAGCTTGCGGACACAGATTTTGCTTCGAAGCCGTGCATTTTATACAGGCAATTGGCGAATATTGCTTCCATATCTGTGTTGGCGAGATTTGGCGTAAATTCGAAAGAACTCTTTCAAGGATCGAGAGATGTATTGACGACGGTGACATTGACGGAACAATTGAGCATGCGAAAAGCCTTCGTCGACTGAGAGAATACCACGAAGACGTTCTCGATCAAATTCTCTTTGCTATGCTACTAAACAAGAAGCATTCCCAGGCATACGCTTTGCTTGAAGATATATTCGGCACCATAATTACATTTTCATTGCATTGGAAGGCAGTTAATTATCGAGAGAATGTTCCAGCTTCCCGCGAGCAGTCGATACGAGAGTTACATTTGGTATTCAGAAAACAAATTGGGGCCCTCGTTCGGTTCTTAAGGGGATTGGGGAGTGTCAGATCAGCCCAAAAAAGGACGAGGCATGACGACTTGGGCGCATCGAGGACCGAACGGGCCATGGATATTGATATCAACACTATTTTCGATCATTTGCTGTTGAGACTTGACATGACTGAATTCTACTAG
- a CDS encoding uncharacterized protein (BUSCO:76975at4751~EggNog:ENOG410PI7J~COG:U~BUSCO:1113at33183), with the protein MEAQQDVARHYNLPSAYPDEWPAELDLSDESRDEAGPSTQDTAAQAKWRYSGLYGDRGKSTIIASASTQQDEPDPLGGPQSVMELLKQRGLPVDEDARLRSRFVLSSTSFSPALFLTHTRPTASAQSLLQGLNYLTDSIDQESASLKALVESNFEKFVRIKATIDNVYEEMRDDGTQNDNGLHRSLSQNARQIGPNSAGVRKNALTEANEYGFKGINAPFTEASEMAEELWGEALNGRQREEGLKQVLEAVEKQRGIYEIGTDLQKSIKQRDYDAIIEQYTLARRYANDAKLLVDRATSTQRSLTEDQVHTILVTGRMWMDVEKQIQAFKRDLWRRLSNAQSTKQLLSANGQDGEYMDLIAILLELGVDDNPVWVWLLSRYDYLKTRIASFCERGRAEIEILRRRLASREKPSPQSVASYLRIPIREAARNYSDPLDTEQILEFWECVHTFLRKLISVQGGLLGDVIEFWDTAQSFINGSKQKLLPTGFEGESRKHHRLSTDSINGLKDGIIELVNRIQVNIVSLFADAPPDDLSFLSAPSATSPMGTLTPTGSRFNLDPKDIPPPLPKTGEVWAEFAFWPPHANSLSGVHYLGQFLILIGTAASEMADLSPISGGSTTYDQLKLLVSGTRERCVRATCAAWNSDAEHCKYLEDWTRDLERKALTKMPGHFMAFESAILTGMQKILYISEAMTKPGSVDVVTPPPTKLLQMVRSQFVTSVYKALSGLVENAERPVNVEGEDEWVLIGPSFSGTGSDVPSSVSVYGGIDSKNRNVRILLTLSNLRALRAEHVPQLITSFESAFAVKLTDESKTIQDVLGQIDTRLFQSYTRSVVDTLHTMILNGISSADWVPSTSRPDELRPYVYTTMLTLVMVHTEVSTTLPGASSSTSTMSPASPSHPLTHAILAELLTQISKSLLEGFMSRPKYSLPALMQATLDTEFIAQTMSQYATEAAGQVQSQIYLELDRRTNNEARAKLQAELGEMRGVLKRLRERTRGEFACFKKVRSVSSK; encoded by the exons ATGGAAGCTCAACAAGATGTCGCCCGGCATTACAATTTACCGAGTGCCTACCCAGACGAATGGCCTGCAGAGCTAGACCTAAGCGACGAGTCCAGAGATGAGGCTGGTCCCTCAACGCAAGACACTGCCGCCCAAGCAAAATGGAGATACTCTGGCCTTTATGGTGATCGCGGGAAGAGTACCATAATCGCTTCTGCTTCCACTCAACAGGACGAACCGGACCCTCTCGGAGGCCCGCAGAGCGTAATGGAGTTACTGAAACAGCGAGGCCTCCCAGTCGACGAAGATGCTCGCTTACGAAGTCGATTCGTTTTGTCCTCAACGTCGTTTTCTCCAGCACTTTTCCTTACACACACACGTCCGACTGCTTCAGCGCAGTCATTGCTCCAGGGGTTGAATTATCTGACTGATTCAATCGACCAGGAATCCGCGTCACTGAAAGCGCTAGTAGAGTCAAACTTCGAAAAGTTCGTTAGGATCAAAGCTACCATCGACAACGTATATGAAGAGATGCGCGATGATGGCACTCAAAATGACAATGGTTTACACCGATCTTTGTCTCAGAATGCGAGACAGATAGGCCCTAATTCCGCCGGCGTCCGCAAGAACGCCCTCACAGAAGCAAATGAATACGGTTTCAAAGGAATAAATGCACCATTTACTGAAGCGTCAGAAATGGCCGAGGAACTTTGGGGAGAAGCCCTGAATGGTCGACAGCGTGAGGAAGGTCTGAAGCAAGTTTTAGAGGCTGTGGAAAAGCAACGTGGGATTTACGAGATTGGCACGGATCTGCAAAAATCCATAAAGCAGCGCGATTATGATGCGATTATTGAGCAGTATACTCTTGCCCGAAGATATGCAAACGACGCCAAACTTCTGGTAGACCGCGCTACCTCAACCCAAAGGTCATTAACAGAGGATCAAGTCCACACTATCCTTGTTACTGGCAGAATGTGGATGGACGTCGAGAAGCAAATTCAAGCGTTTAAGCGGGACCTGTGGCGGCGTTTGAGCAATGCGCAATCGACGAAGCAACTCCTCTCTGCAAATGGCCAAGATGGAGAATATATGGATCTCATTGCAATTCTCTTGGAACTTGGAGTCGACGATAATCCCGTCTGGGTTTGGCTCCTTAGTCGTTACGATTACTTAAAAACAAGAATAGCGTCGTTTTGTGAGCGTGGGAGAGCTGAGATTGAGATTCTGAGGCGTCGCCTAGCGAGCAGAGAGAAGCCCAGCCCACAGAGTGTCGCCTCATATTTACGCATACCAATCCGAGAGGCGGCAAGAAATTACTCCGATCCGCTCGACACTGAACAGATCCTGGAATTCTGGGAATGCGTACACACGTTTCTCAGGAAGTTGATATCAGTGCAAGGCGGTCTTCTTGGTGATGTCATTGAATTCTGGGACACGGCGCAGTCCTTTATTAACGGGAGTAAACAAAAACTGCTCCCTACGGGTTTCGAAGGAGAAAGTCGGAAGCACCATCGCTTGTCCACAGACAGTATTAATGGGCTAAAAGATGGGATCATTGAGCTTGTCAATCGCATTCAGGTCAATATTGTGTCTCTATTCGCGGATGCTCCTCCTGATGACTTGTCATTTCTCTCTGCTCCTTCTGCAACCAGCCCTATGGGTACCTTAACACCTACCGGGTCTAGATTTAACCTTGACCCGAAAGATATTCCACCACCTTTACCCAAGACAGGAGAAGTATGGGCGGAGTTTGCATTCTGGCCTCCCCATGCAAATTCACTTAGTGGCGTTCATTATCTTGGACAATTCTTAATACTCATCGGCACAGCAGCGAGTGAGATGGCGGATCTTAGCCCAATATCAGGTGGTAGTACAACATATGATCAGCTAAAGCTCCTTGTCAGTGGCACTAGAGAAAGATGTGTCCGTGCTACATGTGCTGCGTGGAATAGTGATGCTGAACACTGCAAATATCTTGAGGACTGGACACGTGATTTAGAGCGAAAAGCTTTGACAAAGATGCCCGGACACTTTATGGCATTTGAGAGTGCCATTCTTACGGGGATGCAAAAGATACTCTACATTTCCGAAGCGATGACGAAACCTGGTTCAGTAGATGTTGTCACGCCTCCACCCACGAAACTCCTTCAAATGGTGCGGTCACAGTTTGTAACAAGTGTGTACAAAGCATTGAGTGGACTTGTTGAAAATGCTGAAAGGCCTGTCAACGTTGAAGGTGAGGACGAGTGGGTGCTCATTGGTCCCTCCTTTTCTGGAACTGGTAGCGATGTCCCATCTTCAGTGTCTGTTTACGGTGGGATAGATTCCAAAAACAGA AATGTCCGCATACTTTTGACACTATCTAATCTCAGAGCCCTTCGTGCAGAGCATGTACCTCAACTAATTACAAGTTTTGAAAGTGCTTTCGCCGTCAAGCTAACAGATGAATCGAAAACAATCCAAGATGTGCTCGGGCAGATCGACACCCGCTTATTCCAGTCATATACCCGCTCCGTTGTGGACACCTTGCATACCATGATTCTAAATGGGATTTCGTCAGCAGATTGGGTGCCGTCAACGAGCCGTCCAGATGAACTCCGACCATACGTATACACCACAATGCTGACCCTGGTAATGGTGCATACTGAGGTGTCCACCACGTTGCCTGGCGCTTCGTCTTCAACATCTACAATGTCTCCAGCTTCTCCCAGCCATCCGTTGACGCACGCAATTCTTGCTGAGTTGCTCACACAAATATCTAAATCTCTCCTAGAAGGCTTTATGTCGCGCCCCAAGTACTCCCTTCCTGCATTGATGCAAGCTACCCTCGACACGGAATTCATTGCTCAAACAATGTCACAATACGCAACCGAAGCAGCAGGTCAGGTTCAAAGTCAGATATACCTTGAACTAGACCGAAGAACAAATAATGAAGCCAGGGCTAAACTCCAGGCCGAGCTTGGAGAGATGCGCGGCGTCCTCAAGAGACTGAGAGAAAGGACACGTGGAGAGTTCGCGTGTTTCAAGAAGGTGAGGTCTGTAAGCAGCAAATAG
- a CDS encoding uncharacterized protein (EggNog:ENOG410PP1B~COG:S~BUSCO:14083at33183), protein MPPRKKQKLSSQAPSTPSQADNPPSIPPSQQVSSKPDVDADSIVADPWTDDQETSLLKGIIRWKPIGMHKHFRMLAISDHMKSQGYATDEHTRIPGIWKKLDSLYNLPALDEREDPFATDASEEVDVSNEPYCPFSLEESEYGDMMFERRLAPEGSSSPPPSLPVPSRRESTIADTDEPRSSPAPSRGGRRRGRAARRTIGTRSSRLSEKASVNGDDTGGDREGAAIASGAEQSQATGSAASKPTRGQTTRGRSRRGRPPTRRGRRR, encoded by the exons ATGCCTCCtagaaagaaacaaaagtTGTCATCCCAAGCCCCATCGACGCCATCGCAAGCGGACAATCCCCCCTCCATACCTCCGAGCCAACAAGTCTCTTCTAAACCGGACGTTGACGCCGATTCCATTGTTGCGGATCCTTGGACGGACGATCAAGAGACATCATTGCTGAAAGGTATAATCAGATGGAAGCCTATAG GAATGCATAAGCATTTTCGCATGTTAGCTATCTCGGACCACATGAAAAGCCAAGGCTACGCAACAGATGAACATACGCGAATACCGGGTATATGGAAAAAATTAGACTCATTGTATAATCTTCCCGCATTGGACGAAAGA GAAGATCCATTCGCAACAGATGCCTCTGAAGAAGTAGATGTCTCCAACGAACCTTATTGTCCCTTCTCTTTGGAAGAGAGTGAATATGGTGACATGATGTTTGAGAGGAGATTAGCTCCAGAAGGTTCAtcctctcctcctcccagTCTTCCAGTTCCGTCGAGGAGAGAAAGCACGATTGCAGACACGGATG AACCCCGATCGTCCCCTGCTCCGTCGCGAGGCGGTAGACGTAGAGGGCGTGCGGCCCGCAGAACTATCGGTACGCGATCGTCAAGGCTAAGCGAAAAAGCGAGTGTCAATGGGGACGACACTGGGGGAGATAGAGAAGGTGCTGCGATTGCCAGCGGGGCAGAACAGTCACAAGCTACGGGCTCAGCGGCCTCCAAACCAACCAGAGGCCAGACCACTAGGGGTAGATCAAGGCGGGGAAGACCTCCGACTAGGCGAGGAAGAAGGAGATAA